In Naumovozyma dairenensis CBS 421 chromosome 2, complete genome, the following are encoded in one genomic region:
- the SMB1 gene encoding mRNA splicing protein SMB1 (similar to Saccharomyces cerevisiae SMB1 (YER029C); ancestral locus Anc_3.519) — MSNVHVKQSSRLNDLINYKLRVITQDGRVYIGELLAFDKYMNLILSDCVEERIPKTQLPKLRNKVQDSIKIEKRVLGLTILRGEHVLTTVVEDKPLLSKKERVALLNNQKKKVQKNKKQNKNKNKVSKDSTTNKSASASVSSGSRFNSSGNNAQTGVPRQTKTFQPPPGFKRR, encoded by the coding sequence GTCTAACGTACATGTTAAGCAAAGCAGTCGATTAAACGATTTAATAAACTATAAATTAAGAGTTATTACACAAGATGGGAGAGTATATATTGGAGAATTGTTAGCTTTCGACAAATACATGAATCTTATCCTTAGCGATTGTGTAGAGGAACGGATCCCAAAGACTCAATTACCGAAATTAAGGAATAAAGTACAAGACTCCATTAAGATTGAGAAAAGAGTGTTAGGTTTGACTATTTTAAGAGGGGAACATGTACTTACTACTGTGGTGGAGGATAAACCTTTATTATCTAAGAAGGAACGAGTGGCACTTTTGAACaatcaaaagaagaaagttcaaaaaaataagaagcaaaataagaataaaaataaagtttctAAGGATTCGACTACAAACAAAAGTGCATCCGCATCTGTATCAAGCGGTAGCagatttaattcatcagGTAATAATGCACAAACTGGTGTACCTCGACAAACAAAAACGTTTCAACCTCCACCCGGTTTTAAAAGAAGGTGA